In Pieris napi chromosome 2, ilPieNapi1.2, whole genome shotgun sequence, the following proteins share a genomic window:
- the LOC125056248 gene encoding dihydroorotate dehydrogenase (quinone), mitochondrial isoform X1 — protein MSQAQKNLKKIKSLCYLTLGGSMSYQFIYYKKDFEGYYTHILQPISQRLNPEWAHRLGVSALKYGFFPSENFQDPTVLKTIFLNCELSNPIGIAAGFDKHGDAVNGLRRIGFSIIEIGSVTPEPQAGNPKPRVFRLPEDQAVINRYGFNSEGHDVVLKKIENIDKALLDKGLLGINLGKNKHSTDAAADYSDGIKKFHKVADYFVINVSSPNTPGLRSLQSKTELQKLLAEANTTLESLKIEKRPPLLLKLAPDLSIEEMKDIVSVISEKKTKVDGLIISNTTIDRSSLHSSKYAQETGGLSGKPLTDKSTEMIKTMYKLTQGKVPIVGVGGIFNGKDAFEKILAGASVLQIYTALIYHGPPIVTKIKAELAELLKQNGYNTVNEAVGKAVEF, from the exons ATGAGTCAAGCGCAAAAAAATTTG AAAAAGATTAAATCACTTTGCTATCTAACTTTGGGGGGATCAATGTCCTATCAGTTTATCTATTACAAAAAAGATTTTGAAGGATATTATACCCATATATTACAACCTATAAGTCAGCGTTTAAATCCCGAATGGGCACACAGACTAGGTGTTTCAGCATTGAAATATGGTTTCTTTCCCTCTGAGAACTTTCAGGATCCTACTGTATTG aaaacaattttcttaaattgtGAATTAAGCAATCCCATTGGTATAGCAGCTGGATTTGATAAACATGGAGATGCAGTGAATGGTTTAAGAAGAATAGGATTCTCTATCATAGAAATTGGCTCTGTTACACCTGAACCCCAAGCTGGAAATCCAAAACCTAGAGTTTTTAGATTACCTGAAGATCAAGCTGTTATTAACAGATATGGATTTAACAGTGAAGGTCACGATGTTGTTCTCAAAAAGATAGAAAACATTGACAAAGCTCTCTTAGATAAGGGTTTATTAGGAATCAATTTGGGCAAAAACAAACATTCTACTGATGCTGCTGCGGATTATTCAGATGGAATCAAAAAATTTCACAAAGTGGctgattattttgttataaatgttaGCAG TCCAAACACACCAGGATTGAGATCATTACAAAGCAAAACagaattacaaaagttattaGCAGAGGCAAATACAACATTagaatcattaaaaattgAGAAAAGGCCTCCactacttttaaaattagcCCCAGACTTAAGCATAGAAGAGATGAAAGATATTGTTTCAGTTATATCAGAAAAGAAAACTAAAGTTGATGGCCttataatttcaaatactACAATAGATAGGTCTAgcctacatagtagtaaatatGCTCAAGAGACAGGTGGACTAAGTGGAAAACCATTAACAGATAAATCTACAGAAATGATTAAAACTATGTACAAATTAACACAAg ggAAAGTACCTATAGTAGGAGTTGGTGGTATATTTAATGGAAAGGAtgcttttgaaaaaatattagcaGGAGCCAGTGTTTTACAGATATACACAGCTTTAATATATCATGGCCCTCCAattgtaactaaaataaaagctGAGTTAGCTGAACtactaaaacaaaatggaTACAACACTGTCAATGAGGCAGTAGGAAAAGCAGTTGAATTctga
- the LOC125056248 gene encoding dihydroorotate dehydrogenase (quinone), mitochondrial isoform X2, giving the protein MSYQFIYYKKDFEGYYTHILQPISQRLNPEWAHRLGVSALKYGFFPSENFQDPTVLKTIFLNCELSNPIGIAAGFDKHGDAVNGLRRIGFSIIEIGSVTPEPQAGNPKPRVFRLPEDQAVINRYGFNSEGHDVVLKKIENIDKALLDKGLLGINLGKNKHSTDAAADYSDGIKKFHKVADYFVINVSSPNTPGLRSLQSKTELQKLLAEANTTLESLKIEKRPPLLLKLAPDLSIEEMKDIVSVISEKKTKVDGLIISNTTIDRSSLHSSKYAQETGGLSGKPLTDKSTEMIKTMYKLTQGKVPIVGVGGIFNGKDAFEKILAGASVLQIYTALIYHGPPIVTKIKAELAELLKQNGYNTVNEAVGKAVEF; this is encoded by the exons ATGTCCTATCAGTTTATCTATTACAAAAAAGATTTTGAAGGATATTATACCCATATATTACAACCTATAAGTCAGCGTTTAAATCCCGAATGGGCACACAGACTAGGTGTTTCAGCATTGAAATATGGTTTCTTTCCCTCTGAGAACTTTCAGGATCCTACTGTATTG aaaacaattttcttaaattgtGAATTAAGCAATCCCATTGGTATAGCAGCTGGATTTGATAAACATGGAGATGCAGTGAATGGTTTAAGAAGAATAGGATTCTCTATCATAGAAATTGGCTCTGTTACACCTGAACCCCAAGCTGGAAATCCAAAACCTAGAGTTTTTAGATTACCTGAAGATCAAGCTGTTATTAACAGATATGGATTTAACAGTGAAGGTCACGATGTTGTTCTCAAAAAGATAGAAAACATTGACAAAGCTCTCTTAGATAAGGGTTTATTAGGAATCAATTTGGGCAAAAACAAACATTCTACTGATGCTGCTGCGGATTATTCAGATGGAATCAAAAAATTTCACAAAGTGGctgattattttgttataaatgttaGCAG TCCAAACACACCAGGATTGAGATCATTACAAAGCAAAACagaattacaaaagttattaGCAGAGGCAAATACAACATTagaatcattaaaaattgAGAAAAGGCCTCCactacttttaaaattagcCCCAGACTTAAGCATAGAAGAGATGAAAGATATTGTTTCAGTTATATCAGAAAAGAAAACTAAAGTTGATGGCCttataatttcaaatactACAATAGATAGGTCTAgcctacatagtagtaaatatGCTCAAGAGACAGGTGGACTAAGTGGAAAACCATTAACAGATAAATCTACAGAAATGATTAAAACTATGTACAAATTAACACAAg ggAAAGTACCTATAGTAGGAGTTGGTGGTATATTTAATGGAAAGGAtgcttttgaaaaaatattagcaGGAGCCAGTGTTTTACAGATATACACAGCTTTAATATATCATGGCCCTCCAattgtaactaaaataaaagctGAGTTAGCTGAACtactaaaacaaaatggaTACAACACTGTCAATGAGGCAGTAGGAAAAGCAGTTGAATTctga
- the LOC125056265 gene encoding ATP synthase subunit s, mitochondrial: MLGLQKKLPTLITRQNIHKTPIRTFWEYVNMMFNKPDLERIKTLGPDRACAEWVLRNGGKVIWADGKKLADYNSLPPETEFDSKVAVIDGSESSISHYGFAHLSGCTQLWKIILHNNKYVDDRAMQALEHGKNTLTNLQVSQCINVTDVGLKELSIMTNLQTLILFNLTSVDNIEECIKQLHLSLPKCKIIDAEEELKN; the protein is encoded by the exons ATGTTAGGATTACAAAAAAAG TTACCGACTTTGATTACGCGACAAAATATCCACAAAACTCCCATACGAACATTTTGGGAATATGTGAACATGATGTTTAATAAGCCTGATCTAGAGCGCATCAAAACATTAGGTCCTGATCGTGCTTGCGCCGAATGGGTTCTACGAAATGGTGGCAAAGTTATATGGGCAGATGGTAAAAAGTTGGCAGATTACAATTCTCTCCCACCTGAAACAGAGTTTGATTCCAAAGTTGCAGTCATTGATGGGTCTGAATCCTCTATATCACATTATGGCTTTGCCCATTTAA GTGGATGTACACAGCTATGGAAAATTATccttcataataataaatatgttgatGATAGAGCCATGCAAGCATTGGAACATGGAAAAAATACTCTAACCAATCTCCAAGTATCACAGTGCATTAATGTGACAGATGTTGGTTTAAAAGAACTGAGTATTATGACAAATCTGCAGACATTAATCCTGTTTAATTTGACTAGTGTTGACAACATAGAAGAATGtattaaacaattacacttaagtttACCTAAGTGTAAAATAATAG ATGCTGAGGAGGAATTAAAGAACTAA
- the LOC125063009 gene encoding ras-related protein Rab-4B-like has product MTESYEYLFKFLVIGSAGTGKSSLLNNFIGNKFKEDRCHTIGVEFGSKIVNIGGKSTKLQIWDTAGQERFRSVTRSYYRGAAGALLVYDTTSRDSYNALANWLRDARTLASPNIVILLVGNKKDLEESREVTFSEASQFAQDNELMFLETSAKTGENVEEAFLKCSKTILAKIETGELDPERIGSGIQYGTGTAKRISAPKRPSRTPSDCACRV; this is encoded by the exons ATGACGGAATCGTATG AATACTTATTCAAGTTCCTTGTCATTGGAAGCGCTGGCACAGGAAAATCTAGTCttcttaacaattttattggaaacaaAT TTAAAGAAGATAGATGCCACACAATCGGCGTAGAGTTTGGTTCAAAAATTGTTAACATTGGTGGAAAATCTACCAAACTTCAAATATGGGACACAGCTGGCCAGGAAAGGTTTAGATCTGTAACACGGTCATATTACAGAGGAGCAGCAGGGGCTCTGCTTGTATATGATACAACATCCCGTGATTCTTATAATGCCCTTGCAAATTGGCTAAGAGATGCTCGCACCTTAGCTAGTCCTAACATAGTGATATTATTGGTGggtaataaaaaagatttagaAGAATCTAGAGAAGTCACATTTTCAGAGGCTAGCCAGTTTGCACAAGATAATG AGCTGATGTTCCTTGAAACAAGTGCTAAAACTGGAGAGAATGTAGAGGAAGCTTTTCTAAAATGCTCCAAAACAATTCTTGCTAAAATTGAGACTGGTGAATTAGATCCAGAGAGAATAGGATCTGGTATTCAGTATGGAACTGGAACTGCAAAAAGAATATCTGCACCAAAGCGTCCATCTAGGACTCCATCAGATTGTGCTTGCCGagtttaa
- the LOC125063007 gene encoding hexokinase type 2 isoform X3, giving the protein MKDSICPKIREECEVFHMSDKQIREIMSRLHNDLIKGLGKDTHPNSIVKCWNTYIQDLPNGKERGKFLALDLGGTNFRVLIINLGENHFDMKSKIYAIPTHIMTGTGLALFDHIAECLSNFMKENDVYKERLALGFTFSFPLRQLGLTKGLLQRWTKGFSCSGVVGEDVVQGLKDAIARRGDVQIDICAILNDTTGTLMSCAWKNHNCKIGLIVGTGSNACYVEKTENCELFDGEPGKPELLINTEWGAFGDDGTLDFVRTEFDREIDTKSINPGKQIQEKMISGMYMGELVRLALVKYTHMGLLFGGRGSDLLFQRGSFYTKYVSEIESDKPGDFTSCMDVLEELGLSHATEADMAGVRHVCECVSRRAAHLVSAGIATLLNKMNEPRVTVGIDGSVYRFHPHFHALMCEKIAQLVRPGIQFDLMLSEDGSGRGAALVAAVACRQQLSYA; this is encoded by the exons ATTCGCGAAGAATGCGAAGTATTTCACATGTCGGACAAGCAGATCAGGGAGATAATGAGCAGACTCCACAACGACCTGATCAAAGGTCTCGGAAAAGACACTCATCCAAACTCAATCGTCAAATGCTGGAACACATACATTCAAGACTTACCTAATGGAAAAG aaCGTGGTAAATTTTTGGCGTTAGATTTAGGAGGAACCAATTTTAGAGttcttataataaatcttGGGGAAAATCATTTTGATATGAAGTCGAAAATTTACGCTATACCTACTCATATTATGACTGGAACGGGATTGGCACTTTTTGACCACATTGCCGAATGTTTATCCAATTTTATGAAG GAAAATGACGTTTACAAAGAACGTCTAGCCCTTGGTTTCACGTTCAGTTTCCCGTTAAGACAACTGGGCTTAACTAAAGGATTGCTACAACGTTGGACCAAAGGTTTCTCGTGTTCCGGAGTTGTCGGAGAAGACGTTGTTCAAGGTCTTAAGGATGCTATCGCTAGACGAGGG GATGTACAGATTGATATATGCGCTATTCTCAATGACACCACGGGTACTTTGATGTCTTGCGCGTGGAAAAACCACAACTGCAAAATAGGACTTATTGTTG gTACGGGTAGTAACGCGTGTTACGTGGAGAAGACTGAAAATTGTGAATTATTTGATGGCGAACCAGGAAAACCTGAGCTTCTAATTAATACAGAGTGGGGAGCCTTTGGCGATGATGGCACATTGGACTTCGTCAGAACGGAGTTTGACAGAGAAATCGACACTAAATCTATCAACCCTGGAAAACAGAT TCAAGAGAAGATGATATCAGGCATGTATATGGGAGAGTTGGTGCGTCTTGCCCTCGTAAAATACACACACATGGGCCTCTTATTCGGTGGTCGTGGATCTGATCTACTCTTCCAAAGAGGAAGCTTCTACACTAAGTACGTATCAGAGATCGAGTCGGACAAACCTGGTGATTTCACAAGCTGTATGGATGTACTTGAAGAACTTG GCTTGTCACACGCAACGGAAGCGGATATGGCGGGCGTACGACACGTGTGCGAGTGTGTGTCGCGTCGGGCGGCGCATCTTGTCTCTGCCGGTATTGCCACTCTACTCAATAAGATGAATGAGCCCCGAGTGACAGTAGGAATCGATGGCTCTGTGTACAGATTCCACCCACATTTCCATGCACTTATGTGCGAGAAGATCGCCCAACTCGTTCGACCTGGCATACAG ttcGACCTAATGCTGTCGGAAGATGGCAGCGGTCGCGGGGCAGCTTTAGTAGCTGCAGTTGCTTGCCGGCAACAACTAAGCTACGCGTAA
- the LOC125063007 gene encoding hexokinase type 2 isoform X4, producing MRQARDVIREECEVFHMSDKQIREIMSRLHNDLIKGLGKDTHPNSIVKCWNTYIQDLPNGKERGKFLALDLGGTNFRVLIINLGENHFDMKSKIYAIPTHIMTGTGLALFDHIAECLSNFMKENDVYKERLALGFTFSFPLRQLGLTKGLLQRWTKGFSCSGVVGEDVVQGLKDAIARRGDVQIDICAILNDTTGTLMSCAWKNHNCKIGLIVGTGSNACYVEKTENCELFDGEPGKPELLINTEWGAFGDDGTLDFVRTEFDREIDTKSINPGKQIQEKMISGMYMGELVRLALVKYTHMGLLFGGRGSDLLFQRGSFYTKYVSEIESDKPGDFTSCMDVLEELGLSHATEADMAGVRHVCECVSRRAAHLVSAGIATLLNKMNEPRVTVGIDGSVYRFHPHFHALMCEKIAQLVRPGIQFDLMLSEDGSGRGAALVAAVACRQQLSYA from the exons ATGCGTCAAGCACGAGACGTC ATTCGCGAAGAATGCGAAGTATTTCACATGTCGGACAAGCAGATCAGGGAGATAATGAGCAGACTCCACAACGACCTGATCAAAGGTCTCGGAAAAGACACTCATCCAAACTCAATCGTCAAATGCTGGAACACATACATTCAAGACTTACCTAATGGAAAAG aaCGTGGTAAATTTTTGGCGTTAGATTTAGGAGGAACCAATTTTAGAGttcttataataaatcttGGGGAAAATCATTTTGATATGAAGTCGAAAATTTACGCTATACCTACTCATATTATGACTGGAACGGGATTGGCACTTTTTGACCACATTGCCGAATGTTTATCCAATTTTATGAAG GAAAATGACGTTTACAAAGAACGTCTAGCCCTTGGTTTCACGTTCAGTTTCCCGTTAAGACAACTGGGCTTAACTAAAGGATTGCTACAACGTTGGACCAAAGGTTTCTCGTGTTCCGGAGTTGTCGGAGAAGACGTTGTTCAAGGTCTTAAGGATGCTATCGCTAGACGAGGG GATGTACAGATTGATATATGCGCTATTCTCAATGACACCACGGGTACTTTGATGTCTTGCGCGTGGAAAAACCACAACTGCAAAATAGGACTTATTGTTG gTACGGGTAGTAACGCGTGTTACGTGGAGAAGACTGAAAATTGTGAATTATTTGATGGCGAACCAGGAAAACCTGAGCTTCTAATTAATACAGAGTGGGGAGCCTTTGGCGATGATGGCACATTGGACTTCGTCAGAACGGAGTTTGACAGAGAAATCGACACTAAATCTATCAACCCTGGAAAACAGAT TCAAGAGAAGATGATATCAGGCATGTATATGGGAGAGTTGGTGCGTCTTGCCCTCGTAAAATACACACACATGGGCCTCTTATTCGGTGGTCGTGGATCTGATCTACTCTTCCAAAGAGGAAGCTTCTACACTAAGTACGTATCAGAGATCGAGTCGGACAAACCTGGTGATTTCACAAGCTGTATGGATGTACTTGAAGAACTTG GCTTGTCACACGCAACGGAAGCGGATATGGCGGGCGTACGACACGTGTGCGAGTGTGTGTCGCGTCGGGCGGCGCATCTTGTCTCTGCCGGTATTGCCACTCTACTCAATAAGATGAATGAGCCCCGAGTGACAGTAGGAATCGATGGCTCTGTGTACAGATTCCACCCACATTTCCATGCACTTATGTGCGAGAAGATCGCCCAACTCGTTCGACCTGGCATACAG ttcGACCTAATGCTGTCGGAAGATGGCAGCGGTCGCGGGGCAGCTTTAGTAGCTGCAGTTGCTTGCCGGCAACAACTAAGCTACGCGTAA
- the LOC125063007 gene encoding hexokinase type 2 isoform X2, translated as MGMAINNLPQIREECEVFHMSDKQIREIMSRLHNDLIKGLGKDTHPNSIVKCWNTYIQDLPNGKERGKFLALDLGGTNFRVLIINLGENHFDMKSKIYAIPTHIMTGTGLALFDHIAECLSNFMKENDVYKERLALGFTFSFPLRQLGLTKGLLQRWTKGFSCSGVVGEDVVQGLKDAIARRGDLKLSVMGILNDATGTLMSCAFKNPHCRIGIIIGTGSNACYVEKTENCELFDGEPGKPELLINTEWGAFGDDGTLDFVRTEFDREIDTKSINPGKQIQEKMISGMYMGELVRLALVKYTHMGLLFGGRGSDLLFQRGSFYTKYVSEIESDKPGDFTSCMDVLEELGLSHATEADMAGVRHVCECVSRRAAHLVSAGIATLLNKMNEPRVTVGIDGSVYRFHPHFHALMCEKIAQLVRPGIQFDLMLSEDGSGRGAALVAAVACRQQLSYA; from the exons atgggtATGGCTATTAACAACCTACCTCAG ATTCGCGAAGAATGCGAAGTATTTCACATGTCGGACAAGCAGATCAGGGAGATAATGAGCAGACTCCACAACGACCTGATCAAAGGTCTCGGAAAAGACACTCATCCAAACTCAATCGTCAAATGCTGGAACACATACATTCAAGACTTACCTAATGGAAAAG aaCGTGGTAAATTTTTGGCGTTAGATTTAGGAGGAACCAATTTTAGAGttcttataataaatcttGGGGAAAATCATTTTGATATGAAGTCGAAAATTTACGCTATACCTACTCATATTATGACTGGAACGGGATTGGCACTTTTTGACCACATTGCCGAATGTTTATCCAATTTTATGAAG GAAAATGACGTTTACAAAGAACGTCTAGCCCTTGGTTTCACGTTCAGTTTCCCGTTAAGACAACTGGGCTTAACTAAAGGATTGCTACAACGTTGGACCAAAGGTTTCTCGTGTTCCGGAGTTGTCGGAGAAGACGTTGTTCAAGGTCTTAAGGATGCTATCGCTAGACGAGGG GACCTAAAGTTGTCTGTGATGGGCATACTTAATGATGCAACGGGGACTCTTATGTCATGTGCATTTAAGAACCCCCATTGCCGAATAGGAATCATAATTG gTACGGGTAGTAACGCGTGTTACGTGGAGAAGACTGAAAATTGTGAATTATTTGATGGCGAACCAGGAAAACCTGAGCTTCTAATTAATACAGAGTGGGGAGCCTTTGGCGATGATGGCACATTGGACTTCGTCAGAACGGAGTTTGACAGAGAAATCGACACTAAATCTATCAACCCTGGAAAACAGAT TCAAGAGAAGATGATATCAGGCATGTATATGGGAGAGTTGGTGCGTCTTGCCCTCGTAAAATACACACACATGGGCCTCTTATTCGGTGGTCGTGGATCTGATCTACTCTTCCAAAGAGGAAGCTTCTACACTAAGTACGTATCAGAGATCGAGTCGGACAAACCTGGTGATTTCACAAGCTGTATGGATGTACTTGAAGAACTTG GCTTGTCACACGCAACGGAAGCGGATATGGCGGGCGTACGACACGTGTGCGAGTGTGTGTCGCGTCGGGCGGCGCATCTTGTCTCTGCCGGTATTGCCACTCTACTCAATAAGATGAATGAGCCCCGAGTGACAGTAGGAATCGATGGCTCTGTGTACAGATTCCACCCACATTTCCATGCACTTATGTGCGAGAAGATCGCCCAACTCGTTCGACCTGGCATACAG ttcGACCTAATGCTGTCGGAAGATGGCAGCGGTCGCGGGGCAGCTTTAGTAGCTGCAGTTGCTTGCCGGCAACAACTAAGCTACGCGTAA
- the LOC125063007 gene encoding hexokinase type 2 isoform X1 — MGMAINNLPQIREECEVFHMSDKQIREIMSRLHNDLIKGLGKDTHPNSIVKCWNTYIQDLPNGKERGKFLALDLGGTNFRVLIINLGENHFDMKSKIYAIPTHIMTGTGLALFDHIAECLSNFMKENDVYKERLALGFTFSFPLRQLGLTKGLLQRWTKGFSCSGVVGEDVVQGLKDAIARRGDVQIDICAILNDTTGTLMSCAWKNHNCKIGLIVGTGSNACYVEKTENCELFDGEPGKPELLINTEWGAFGDDGTLDFVRTEFDREIDTKSINPGKQIQEKMISGMYMGELVRLALVKYTHMGLLFGGRGSDLLFQRGSFYTKYVSEIESDKPGDFTSCMDVLEELGLSHATEADMAGVRHVCECVSRRAAHLVSAGIATLLNKMNEPRVTVGIDGSVYRFHPHFHALMCEKIAQLVRPGIQFDLMLSEDGSGRGAALVAAVACRQQLSYA; from the exons atgggtATGGCTATTAACAACCTACCTCAG ATTCGCGAAGAATGCGAAGTATTTCACATGTCGGACAAGCAGATCAGGGAGATAATGAGCAGACTCCACAACGACCTGATCAAAGGTCTCGGAAAAGACACTCATCCAAACTCAATCGTCAAATGCTGGAACACATACATTCAAGACTTACCTAATGGAAAAG aaCGTGGTAAATTTTTGGCGTTAGATTTAGGAGGAACCAATTTTAGAGttcttataataaatcttGGGGAAAATCATTTTGATATGAAGTCGAAAATTTACGCTATACCTACTCATATTATGACTGGAACGGGATTGGCACTTTTTGACCACATTGCCGAATGTTTATCCAATTTTATGAAG GAAAATGACGTTTACAAAGAACGTCTAGCCCTTGGTTTCACGTTCAGTTTCCCGTTAAGACAACTGGGCTTAACTAAAGGATTGCTACAACGTTGGACCAAAGGTTTCTCGTGTTCCGGAGTTGTCGGAGAAGACGTTGTTCAAGGTCTTAAGGATGCTATCGCTAGACGAGGG GATGTACAGATTGATATATGCGCTATTCTCAATGACACCACGGGTACTTTGATGTCTTGCGCGTGGAAAAACCACAACTGCAAAATAGGACTTATTGTTG gTACGGGTAGTAACGCGTGTTACGTGGAGAAGACTGAAAATTGTGAATTATTTGATGGCGAACCAGGAAAACCTGAGCTTCTAATTAATACAGAGTGGGGAGCCTTTGGCGATGATGGCACATTGGACTTCGTCAGAACGGAGTTTGACAGAGAAATCGACACTAAATCTATCAACCCTGGAAAACAGAT TCAAGAGAAGATGATATCAGGCATGTATATGGGAGAGTTGGTGCGTCTTGCCCTCGTAAAATACACACACATGGGCCTCTTATTCGGTGGTCGTGGATCTGATCTACTCTTCCAAAGAGGAAGCTTCTACACTAAGTACGTATCAGAGATCGAGTCGGACAAACCTGGTGATTTCACAAGCTGTATGGATGTACTTGAAGAACTTG GCTTGTCACACGCAACGGAAGCGGATATGGCGGGCGTACGACACGTGTGCGAGTGTGTGTCGCGTCGGGCGGCGCATCTTGTCTCTGCCGGTATTGCCACTCTACTCAATAAGATGAATGAGCCCCGAGTGACAGTAGGAATCGATGGCTCTGTGTACAGATTCCACCCACATTTCCATGCACTTATGTGCGAGAAGATCGCCCAACTCGTTCGACCTGGCATACAG ttcGACCTAATGCTGTCGGAAGATGGCAGCGGTCGCGGGGCAGCTTTAGTAGCTGCAGTTGCTTGCCGGCAACAACTAAGCTACGCGTAA